The Mesorhizobium sp. M1D.F.Ca.ET.043.01.1.1 genome contains a region encoding:
- a CDS encoding isochorismatase family cysteine hydrolase yields the protein MIKAIPFDFPYDGRLVPQNTALLVIDLQEDFLSPTGYFARKGYDPAPLRAILPAVNRLIAVARAAGLTIVHTRQGYRADMADMTPYEKWRRKRAGLDGTDILLRSSPGFQIVADIEVKPQDIVVDKTCNGAFTYTDLELVLRARDITHLLFTGCTTDVCVHTTLREACDRNFQCLTIADACASGDRKAHEAALHMVTVEDGVFGALADSEAVIAALSRLAAGTG from the coding sequence ATGATCAAGGCGATCCCATTCGACTTTCCCTATGACGGCCGGCTGGTGCCGCAAAACACCGCGCTGCTCGTCATCGACCTGCAGGAGGACTTCCTGTCGCCGACGGGCTATTTCGCCAGAAAGGGCTATGACCCCGCACCGCTGAGGGCGATCCTGCCCGCCGTGAACCGGCTGATCGCGGTTGCCCGCGCCGCCGGGCTCACCATCGTCCACACCAGGCAAGGCTACCGCGCCGACATGGCCGACATGACGCCTTACGAGAAATGGCGCCGCAAGCGGGCGGGGCTGGACGGCACCGACATCCTGCTGCGCTCCAGCCCGGGCTTCCAGATCGTCGCCGACATAGAGGTCAAGCCGCAGGACATCGTCGTTGACAAGACCTGCAATGGCGCCTTCACCTATACCGATCTGGAACTGGTGCTGCGGGCGCGGGACATAACGCACCTGCTCTTCACAGGCTGCACGACGGACGTCTGCGTGCACACCACGCTGCGCGAGGCCTGCGACCGCAATTTCCAGTGCCTGACGATCGCGGACGCCTGCGCCAGCGGCGACCGAAAGGCGCACGAGGCGGCGCTCCACATGGTGACCGTCGAGGACGGCGTCTTCGGCGCACTGGCGGACTCGGAGGCTGTTATCGCGGCCCTGTCGCGGCTTGCGGCGGGTACGGGTTGA
- a CDS encoding ATP-binding cassette domain-containing protein, with translation MTAAATQTAFHVDAVRFAVGERTLLGPVSFELQRSRVYGLIGHNGSGKSTLVKLLARQQPASSGDIRFAERPLAGWGARELARALAYLPQTTPAATGLTVRELAALGRYPWHGALGRFGPQDRSHVEEALALTDMSAFADRLVDELSGGESQRAWLAMLVAQNAGVMMLDEPISALDIAHQVEVLGLVRDLSRKRSLCVVVVLHDPNMAARYCDELIALKEGRLLRRGTPAEIMQGEVLRDIFGVEMGVLGHPVTGQPIGYVQ, from the coding sequence TTGACCGCAGCAGCTACCCAGACAGCTTTTCATGTCGACGCGGTGCGCTTTGCCGTCGGCGAGCGCACTCTGCTCGGGCCGGTCTCGTTCGAACTTCAACGCTCGCGGGTCTACGGACTGATCGGTCACAACGGTTCCGGCAAGTCGACGCTGGTCAAGCTTTTGGCGCGGCAGCAGCCGGCAAGCTCGGGCGACATCCGCTTCGCCGAACGCCCTTTGGCCGGCTGGGGCGCGCGCGAGCTGGCGCGGGCGCTGGCCTATCTGCCGCAGACCACCCCGGCAGCGACCGGGCTCACCGTGCGGGAGCTCGCGGCGCTCGGGCGTTACCCCTGGCATGGCGCGCTCGGCCGTTTCGGGCCGCAAGACAGAAGTCATGTCGAGGAAGCGCTGGCGCTGACCGACATGAGCGCTTTCGCCGATCGGCTGGTGGACGAGCTTTCGGGCGGCGAGAGCCAGCGCGCCTGGCTCGCCATGCTGGTGGCGCAGAATGCAGGCGTCATGATGCTCGACGAGCCGATCTCGGCGCTCGACATCGCGCATCAGGTCGAGGTGCTTGGCCTGGTCCGGGACCTCAGCCGCAAGCGCAGCCTATGCGTCGTCGTGGTGCTGCACGATCCCAACATGGCGGCGCGCTATTGCGACGAGCTGATCGCACTGAAAGAGGGCCGGCTCTTAAGGCGCGGCACCCCCGCCGAGATCATGCAAGGCGAGGTTCTCAGAGACATTTTCGGCGTCGAGATGGGGGTGCTTGGGCATCCCGTCACCGGCCAGCCCATCGGTTACGTGCAATGA
- the exbB gene encoding tonB-system energizer ExbB, which yields MSAILSAGPILSAGIALAQEQPGAPAPAAQTPATAAPTEPRVQPALGNAGGEEPSAIALTLPHDLSPWGMFMNADIVVKAVMVGLAFASLVTWTIWLAKSLEILGGKLRARRAANAIGNAATLMQAARALGHGGGPGALLLRAAEEERALSVGALDHASGDGLKERVTSRLSRIEAAASRRMSRGTGLLATIGSTAPFVGLFGTVWGIMNAFIGISQAQTTNLAVVAPGIAEALLATAMGLVAAIPAVVIYNVFARSIAGYRQILADASAGVERLVSRDLDFRAVPPATAMAAE from the coding sequence ATGTCCGCCATCCTTTCGGCCGGCCCCATTCTCTCGGCTGGTATCGCGCTGGCGCAGGAGCAGCCGGGAGCGCCGGCGCCGGCTGCGCAGACGCCGGCCACTGCCGCGCCGACCGAACCGCGCGTTCAGCCGGCTCTGGGCAACGCCGGAGGTGAAGAGCCTTCCGCCATTGCCCTGACGCTGCCGCATGACCTGTCGCCCTGGGGCATGTTCATGAACGCCGACATCGTGGTGAAGGCGGTCATGGTCGGGCTTGCCTTCGCCTCGCTGGTCACCTGGACGATCTGGCTCGCCAAGTCGCTCGAGATCCTCGGCGGCAAGCTGAGAGCCCGCCGCGCGGCGAACGCCATCGGCAACGCCGCGACGCTGATGCAGGCGGCCCGCGCGCTTGGCCATGGCGGCGGTCCGGGCGCGCTGCTGCTGCGCGCGGCGGAGGAAGAGCGGGCGCTTTCAGTCGGCGCGCTCGACCATGCCTCGGGCGACGGCCTGAAGGAGCGCGTCACCTCCAGGCTGTCGCGTATCGAGGCCGCTGCGTCGCGGCGCATGTCGCGCGGCACCGGCCTGCTCGCCACGATCGGCTCGACGGCGCCCTTCGTCGGCCTGTTCGGCACCGTCTGGGGCATCATGAACGCCTTCATCGGCATCTCGCAGGCGCAGACCACCAATCTGGCGGTGGTGGCGCCCGGCATCGCCGAGGCGCTGCTTGCCACCGCGATGGGCCTGGTGGCGGCCATTCCGGCAGTCGTCATCTACAACGTCTTTGCGCGGTCGATAGCCGGCTACCGGCAGATCCTGGCCGATGCTTCCGCCGGCGTCGAGCGGCTGGTCAGCCGCGACCTCGATTTCCGCGCGGTGCCGCCGGCAACGGCCATGGCGGCGGAGTAA
- the exbD gene encoding TonB system transport protein ExbD, with protein sequence MAARIRETGGDDLEESHEINVTPFIDVILVLLIIFMVAAPLATVDVNVDLPGSTATPAPRPVTPLFLTLKSDLTLAIGNDGVPRQALAAVLDARAKGDKQTRIFLRADKTVGYGELMEVMNLLRAAGYLKVALVGLETASGTGSAAPAGGAPAASGGAAPATAGSASQ encoded by the coding sequence ATGGCGGCGCGGATCCGTGAAACGGGCGGCGACGATCTCGAGGAAAGCCACGAGATCAACGTCACCCCGTTCATCGACGTCATCCTGGTGCTTCTGATCATCTTCATGGTTGCGGCGCCCTTGGCAACGGTCGACGTCAATGTCGACCTGCCGGGCTCGACGGCGACGCCGGCGCCGCGGCCGGTGACGCCGCTCTTCCTCACGCTGAAGAGCGATCTCACGCTGGCGATCGGCAATGACGGCGTGCCGCGTCAGGCCCTTGCCGCGGTGCTCGACGCCAGGGCCAAGGGCGACAAGCAGACCCGCATCTTCCTGCGCGCCGACAAGACGGTGGGTTATGGCGAGCTGATGGAGGTGATGAATCTGTTGCGCGCCGCCGGCTATCTCAAGGTTGCGCTGGTCGGGCTGGAGACGGCGTCCGGCACCGGAAGCGCGGCCCCGGCGGGCGGGGCTCCGGCCGCCAGTGGTGGCGCCGCGCCGGCGACGGCCGGAAGCGCGAGCCAATGA
- a CDS encoding energy transducer TonB encodes MTAAATAISHPRFGVREAGLWTGAAAVILAAHVAVAYAVQNLSFAEVPDGGSPPALAIEMAPLAPAVPEEVTTLDAVTPAPRDAIEKTVSEAEPTTDQAPQPVVEEAEPATEQPADVDKAEPAAPTVAALSEQPPLEEAVPDPVETVAPDVPVPLPQPKPVETEIKAAKPVEAKTKAEKKPVEKPKQRPKKEKSAPPKAVTTASIEARAGAKAAAPHSSDAAPRSSVGPSRWNSSLAAWIRRHTRYPSAARSRKAEGSPNVTFTVDASGRVVSARLARLSGDADLDRAALGALQGASVPAPPAELGARVTRTAPFVFSLRD; translated from the coding sequence ATGACGGCCGCGGCAACAGCAATCTCCCATCCACGCTTCGGCGTCCGTGAAGCCGGTCTGTGGACAGGCGCGGCGGCGGTCATTCTCGCCGCGCATGTCGCGGTCGCCTATGCGGTGCAGAACCTCAGCTTCGCCGAGGTGCCGGACGGCGGTTCGCCGCCGGCGCTGGCGATCGAAATGGCGCCGCTGGCGCCCGCGGTGCCGGAAGAGGTGACGACACTCGACGCGGTCACGCCGGCTCCGCGCGATGCGATCGAGAAGACAGTCAGCGAAGCGGAGCCGACGACCGACCAGGCGCCGCAGCCGGTCGTGGAAGAAGCCGAACCGGCTACCGAACAGCCCGCCGATGTTGATAAGGCCGAACCGGCGGCGCCGACCGTGGCGGCGCTGAGCGAGCAACCGCCGCTGGAAGAGGCCGTTCCCGACCCGGTCGAGACGGTCGCGCCTGACGTGCCCGTCCCGCTGCCGCAGCCGAAGCCAGTCGAGACGGAAATCAAGGCAGCCAAACCCGTCGAGGCGAAGACAAAGGCAGAGAAGAAGCCGGTTGAGAAACCGAAGCAGCGGCCGAAGAAGGAAAAGTCGGCGCCGCCGAAGGCGGTGACGACGGCCAGCATCGAAGCCAGGGCCGGCGCCAAGGCGGCAGCGCCGCATTCCTCCGACGCGGCGCCGCGATCCAGCGTCGGCCCGTCGCGGTGGAATTCCAGCCTGGCGGCGTGGATCAGGCGCCACACGCGCTATCCGAGCGCGGCACGGTCGAGAAAGGCCGAAGGCAGCCCCAATGTTACCTTTACGGTGGACGCCTCCGGCAGGGTGGTCTCGGCCCGGCTGGCGCGCTTGTCGGGTGACGCGGATCTCGACCGCGCGGCGCTCGGCGCGCTGCAGGGCGCGTCGGTGCCGGCGCCGCCGGCTGAGCTCGGAGCGCGTGTCACACGAACGGCGCCATTCGTCTTCAGCTTGCGGGACTAG
- a CDS encoding multicopper oxidase family protein produces MTVFTRRTLLKTAAAAGIAGVGASTIGRLAGFAAVPDPVVLKTTGIQAQLMDGAPTKNVLTYGEAGPPPVVRMRKGELFAARLVNGIDDPTTIHWHGIRVPNKMDGVPFLVQPYVYQGDHFDYAFSPPDAGTFWYHPHCNTLEQMGHGLTGVIVVENPSDPQFDAEAVVNLRDWRLGDDGQFIAPFRPRDAARAGTYGTVRTANWLDQPQYDAPAGGLVRLRAAITDVTRIYAFRVDGAAAAVIALDGNPVLQRFAPDALQLGPGQRLELAIRMPDEEGAIVSLRDVRGTKPKILATLRAVGKSLKRDLRDLPPLEPNPVAEVDLGSARRIPLALSATAENVSADSICGSLGYSFWAINKVPWPGDTPDPTAPLAELKLGKSYIIDMENLTPHSHPIHLHGMSFKVLTSSTRQVQPLVSDTYLIQPDEKVQLGFVADNPGDWLLHCHIIEHQKTGMTSYFRVG; encoded by the coding sequence ATGACGGTATTCACGCGCCGCACTCTTCTAAAGACCGCCGCCGCTGCCGGTATCGCCGGCGTCGGTGCCTCGACCATCGGCAGGCTGGCCGGCTTTGCAGCCGTGCCCGATCCAGTGGTGCTGAAGACCACCGGCATTCAGGCGCAACTGATGGACGGCGCACCGACGAAGAACGTGCTCACCTATGGCGAGGCAGGCCCGCCGCCGGTTGTCAGGATGCGCAAAGGCGAGCTGTTCGCCGCGCGGCTGGTCAACGGCATCGACGATCCGACCACGATCCACTGGCACGGCATCCGCGTTCCGAACAAGATGGACGGCGTGCCGTTCCTGGTGCAACCCTATGTCTACCAGGGCGACCATTTCGACTACGCGTTTTCGCCGCCCGACGCCGGCACCTTCTGGTACCACCCGCACTGCAACACGCTCGAGCAGATGGGCCACGGGCTGACCGGTGTCATCGTGGTGGAGAACCCCAGCGATCCGCAATTCGATGCCGAAGCGGTGGTCAATCTGCGCGACTGGCGGCTCGGCGACGACGGCCAGTTCATCGCCCCGTTCCGGCCGCGCGACGCGGCGAGGGCCGGCACCTATGGCACGGTGCGCACCGCCAACTGGCTCGACCAGCCGCAATATGACGCGCCGGCCGGCGGTCTGGTGCGGCTCAGGGCCGCCATCACCGACGTCACGCGCATCTACGCCTTCCGCGTCGACGGCGCAGCGGCGGCCGTCATCGCGCTCGACGGCAATCCGGTGCTGCAACGCTTTGCGCCCGATGCCTTGCAGCTCGGGCCCGGCCAGCGGCTGGAGCTTGCCATCCGCATGCCCGATGAAGAAGGCGCGATCGTCAGCCTGCGCGACGTCCGCGGCACCAAGCCGAAAATCCTGGCGACGCTGCGCGCGGTCGGCAAATCGCTCAAGCGCGACCTGCGCGATCTGCCGCCGCTTGAGCCGAATCCGGTGGCGGAGGTGGACCTTGGCAGCGCCAGGCGCATTCCGCTGGCGCTCAGCGCCACGGCGGAAAACGTCTCGGCCGACAGCATCTGCGGCTCGCTCGGCTACAGTTTCTGGGCCATCAACAAGGTGCCGTGGCCGGGCGACACGCCCGACCCGACCGCGCCGCTGGCCGAGCTGAAGCTCGGCAAGAGCTACATCATCGACATGGAAAACCTGACGCCGCATTCGCACCCGATCCACTTGCACGGCATGAGCTTCAAGGTGCTGACGTCCTCGACGCGCCAGGTGCAGCCGCTCGTCTCCGACACCTATCTCATCCAGCCGGATGAGAAAGTTCAGCTCGGCTTCGTCGCCGACAATCCCGGCGACTGGCTGCTGCACTGCCACATCATCGAGCACCAGAAGACCGGCATGACGAGCTATTTCCGGGTGGGCTGA
- a CDS encoding curlin, producing MNRQIANLVNAAALAAAIGLPLVAAPAEAGGSIGFYYSPRTARDARVLDLGLRAYSLYNGLRGGAHIRQLGRNNRAGIGQDGAGNLGIIRQEGRGHAATLRQDGNENSYGIFQFGRNTDANVAQTGDGQSGAALLFGW from the coding sequence ATGAACCGCCAGATCGCAAACCTCGTCAACGCCGCCGCGCTCGCCGCGGCCATCGGCCTGCCCCTGGTTGCCGCTCCGGCAGAGGCGGGCGGTTCGATCGGGTTCTACTACTCGCCCCGGACGGCCCGCGATGCGCGGGTGCTGGATCTCGGCCTGCGCGCCTATTCGCTCTACAACGGGCTGCGCGGCGGCGCCCATATCAGGCAGCTTGGGCGGAACAACCGTGCCGGCATAGGTCAGGACGGTGCCGGCAATCTCGGCATAATTCGACAGGAGGGCAGAGGACACGCCGCCACCTTGCGGCAGGACGGCAACGAAAATTCCTATGGCATTTTCCAGTTCGGCAGAAACACCGACGCCAACGTCGCGCAGACCGGTGACGGCCAGAGCGGAGCGGCTCTGCTGTTCGGCTGGTAG
- the csgH gene encoding curli-like amyloid fiber formation chaperone CsgH — MTRLDKRMAAASAALLAVIAAGATGATAGKDGSNSGPLRCEIRDAIEGDAILLEPLVYADKTISGTYAVSVSGDGPSGSANIRQGGAFEASPGNPASLGRMSVGANGAAYDVKLKVIAGSTSVSCAKQVSGPT, encoded by the coding sequence ATGACCAGATTGGACAAGCGAATGGCAGCGGCGTCGGCCGCGCTGCTGGCCGTGATCGCCGCCGGCGCGACCGGGGCGACGGCCGGCAAGGATGGCTCGAATTCCGGGCCGCTGCGATGCGAGATACGAGATGCGATTGAAGGAGACGCCATTCTGCTGGAGCCCCTGGTTTATGCCGACAAGACCATCAGCGGCACCTACGCGGTCAGCGTCTCCGGCGACGGCCCGTCCGGCTCCGCCAACATTCGGCAGGGCGGCGCCTTCGAAGCCAGCCCGGGCAATCCCGCCTCGCTCGGCCGGATGAGCGTGGGGGCGAATGGCGCTGCCTACGACGTCAAGCTGAAAGTGATCGCAGGCAGCACGAGCGTCAGCTGCGCCAAGCAAGTGTCCGGCCCTACCTGA
- a CDS encoding curlin, protein MTRTSIVAVALAAVVGFTTIAPAMANDVNIEQYGWRNSAGGGQHGYRNRIHFYQDGRFNTAIGQQYGHRNRSVIGQQGVNNYGATYQYGSRNAAGIAQFGSNHTAILTQDGNGNIAAGVQVGHGCNADVSQGGSGNVAAFVQDCP, encoded by the coding sequence ATGACCCGCACATCAATTGTCGCCGTAGCCTTGGCAGCCGTCGTCGGCTTTACCACCATCGCTCCCGCGATGGCCAATGACGTCAACATCGAGCAATATGGCTGGCGCAATTCCGCCGGCGGCGGCCAGCACGGCTATCGTAACCGCATACACTTCTATCAGGATGGCCGCTTCAACACCGCGATCGGCCAGCAATATGGTCATCGCAACCGGTCGGTGATCGGGCAGCAGGGCGTCAACAACTACGGCGCGACCTATCAATACGGCAGCCGAAACGCCGCAGGCATTGCCCAGTTCGGCTCGAACCACACCGCGATCCTGACGCAGGACGGCAATGGCAATATCGCCGCCGGCGTCCAGGTCGGCCACGGCTGCAACGCCGACGTCAGCCAGGGCGGCAGCGGCAATGTCGCCGCGTTCGTCCAGGACTGCCCCTGA